One genomic window of Comamonas serinivorans includes the following:
- a CDS encoding recombinase RecA, producing the protein MAFSESERSSLLAVKGVGPTVLARLESLGLDEVGALAQADAREVVAQLAERLGSTCWKNSPQARRAIEGAIAWAESQRTSA; encoded by the coding sequence ATGGCGTTCAGCGAATCCGAACGAAGCAGCCTGCTGGCCGTGAAAGGCGTGGGGCCGACCGTGCTGGCGCGCCTGGAAAGCCTGGGCCTGGACGAGGTCGGCGCGCTGGCGCAGGCCGATGCACGCGAGGTCGTGGCTCAACTGGCCGAGCGCCTGGGCAGCACGTGCTGGAAAAACAGCCCGCAAGCCCGGCGGGCCATCGAGGGCGCCATCGCCTGGGCCGAGTCGCAACGGACATCGGCTTGA
- the rsfS gene encoding ribosome silencing factor: protein MTKSTPKHDLKTLQQAIIDGLEDVKAHDILVFDTEALSALFERVIIASGTSNRQTRAIAASVVDAVQKAGFPKPKLEDTPGGSRGKLKGSGDWIIVDCGAAVAHVMQPDIRRYYNLEEKWGDKPVALATTAAKKAAAAKKAAKAKPAAESADDSPVGKAPAKKAVVKKAAAKTSTKTPAKTTAAAKKAAPSATAEKAPAKAPAKKAVKTLVVGAPARKPAAKTGKPAAPSAAQPAAKSATKKAAAKKAPAKKAVAKKPAAGQA from the coding sequence ATGACCAAGTCCACCCCCAAGCACGACCTGAAGACGCTCCAGCAAGCCATCATCGATGGCCTGGAAGATGTGAAAGCGCACGACATCCTGGTGTTCGACACCGAGGCGTTGTCGGCGCTGTTCGAGCGTGTGATCATCGCCAGCGGCACCTCCAACCGGCAAACGCGCGCCATCGCCGCCAGCGTGGTCGATGCCGTGCAGAAAGCCGGCTTCCCCAAGCCCAAGCTCGAGGACACGCCGGGCGGGTCGCGCGGCAAACTCAAGGGCAGTGGGGACTGGATCATCGTGGACTGCGGCGCCGCCGTGGCGCATGTGATGCAGCCCGACATCCGCCGCTACTACAACCTGGAAGAAAAGTGGGGCGACAAGCCCGTGGCCCTGGCCACCACGGCGGCCAAGAAAGCCGCTGCGGCCAAAAAGGCCGCCAAGGCCAAGCCCGCTGCCGAGTCTGCTGACGACAGCCCGGTGGGCAAGGCACCCGCCAAGAAGGCTGTCGTGAAGAAGGCTGCGGCGAAGACGTCAACGAAAACCCCGGCCAAGACGACCGCTGCGGCCAAAAAAGCCGCCCCGTCCGCCACGGCCGAGAAAGCCCCGGCCAAGGCACCCGCCAAGAAAGCGGTGAAGACCCTGGTCGTGGGCGCGCCGGCTCGCAAGCCCGCGGCGAAGACCGGCAAGCCGGCAGCGCCTTCGGCGGCCCAACCCGCTGCCAAGTCCGCCACCAAGAAGGCCGCGGCCAAGAAAGCGCCCGCCAAAAAGGCAGTGGCCAAGAAGCCTGCAGCCGGCCAGGCTTGA
- the nirD gene encoding nitrite reductase small subunit NirD, with amino-acid sequence MIPHPHPIASVTSGGWTRVCALDDIWPDMGVCALVDGQQIAVFRLADDRLFAIANHDPHSGANVLSRGIVGDLGGEVVVASPIYKHHYSLNTGICLEDDTTVLTTFPVQARDGQVWLCAGQG; translated from the coding sequence ATGATCCCCCATCCTCATCCCATTGCTTCGGTGACCAGCGGTGGCTGGACCCGCGTGTGCGCGCTGGACGACATCTGGCCGGACATGGGCGTGTGCGCGCTCGTCGACGGGCAGCAGATCGCCGTGTTCCGGCTGGCCGATGACCGCCTGTTCGCCATCGCCAACCACGATCCACACAGCGGCGCCAACGTGCTCTCGCGCGGCATCGTGGGCGACCTGGGCGGCGAAGTCGTGGTGGCCTCGCCGATCTACAAGCACCACTACAGCCTGAACACCGGCATTTGCCTGGAAGACGACACGACGGTGCTGACCACGTTCCCCGTGCAGGCGCGCGATGGCCAGGTCTGGCTGTGCGCCGGACAGGGTTGA
- the hemF gene encoding oxygen-dependent coproporphyrinogen oxidase: MVNPSAVRSWLLDLQSTIVDALEAHEREAGSGVLARRDAWRKDASERLQGDGLTCILEGGTVFERAGCGFSHVRGSTLPPSATQQRPELAGAPFEAMGVSLVFHPRNPYVPTVHMNVRMIAAGHAGVAPTCWFGGGMDLTPHYGFDEDVRHFHQACKDAVSAFGADKHPRFKQWCDDYFFNRHRGEARGVGGIFFDDFTEGGSDNGFALIQSVGQAFLPAYLPIVTRRKDTPWGEREREHQLIRRGRYVEFNLVWDRGTHFGLQSGGRTESILLSMPPLVAWAYRQTPEPGSPEARLTEHFLQPRDWLA, from the coding sequence ATGGTGAATCCTTCCGCCGTGCGGTCCTGGCTCCTGGACCTGCAATCCACCATCGTCGATGCCCTGGAAGCCCACGAACGCGAGGCGGGCAGCGGCGTGCTGGCCCGCCGTGACGCCTGGCGCAAAGACGCGAGCGAACGCCTGCAAGGCGACGGCCTGACCTGCATCCTCGAAGGCGGCACTGTGTTCGAGCGCGCCGGCTGCGGTTTTTCGCACGTGCGCGGCTCCACCTTGCCACCTTCGGCCACCCAGCAGCGGCCCGAACTCGCCGGGGCGCCGTTCGAGGCCATGGGCGTATCGCTGGTGTTTCACCCCCGCAACCCCTATGTGCCCACGGTGCACATGAACGTGCGCATGATCGCCGCGGGGCATGCTGGCGTGGCACCGACGTGCTGGTTTGGCGGCGGCATGGACCTGACGCCACACTACGGCTTCGACGAGGACGTGCGGCATTTCCACCAGGCCTGCAAGGACGCGGTCTCGGCCTTTGGGGCCGACAAGCACCCCCGTTTCAAGCAGTGGTGCGACGACTACTTCTTCAACCGCCACCGCGGCGAGGCGCGCGGCGTGGGCGGCATCTTCTTTGACGATTTCACCGAAGGCGGGAGCGACAACGGCTTCGCCCTCATCCAGTCGGTGGGGCAGGCGTTTTTGCCGGCCTACCTGCCCATCGTGACGCGCCGCAAGGACACGCCCTGGGGCGAACGAGAGCGCGAACACCAGTTGATCCGCCGTGGCCGCTACGTTGAATTCAACCTGGTCTGGGACCGTGGCACCCATTTCGGCCTGCAGTCGGGGGGGCGCACCGAGTCCATCCTGCTGTCCATGCCGCCGCTGGTCGCCTGGGCCTATCGGCAGACACCCGAGCCGGGCAGCCCGGAAGCGCGCTTGACCGAGCATTTCCTGCAGCCGCGCGACTGGTTGGCGTGA
- a CDS encoding nitrate regulatory protein: MPVSRAPAQAPVHDSALTLRFMLAAHRRELQGMGELAQTCELVITVGRLVHALQKERGQAMLHLTLVAVRPADVRSTWAAQVDVAEAAEQALRQQLDDGLAAEAWPLTKPRCLHAVAHALHGLDGLPALRAQLRQARLTADQALDGYGRCIGSLLGVSIEALEGAADPVITHLLVALLNFMQAKELCGQERAHGVRGFAAGAFDDAHRRLMAGLVQAQERSIELFCQHAPAALLARWQALRADELALQRLRALSQGTQPQAPAFAPIWFDVCTARIDAMHELERELALHLAACCRERVTETTQALASLNQASRQYHELSIDRKTAVAYTLVGRPLDAAVNGDAMGDAMARSVLDVLLEQGVRLHEADQALAQARRAQVERRRIEQAKWRLVSQHGLSEAAAHEQLLRMAMNAGMTLLDVAERVLRDPGEA, translated from the coding sequence GTGCCTGTGTCCCGCGCGCCTGCTCAAGCGCCCGTTCATGACAGCGCGCTGACGCTGCGTTTCATGCTGGCGGCGCATCGGCGCGAGCTGCAAGGCATGGGCGAGCTGGCCCAGACCTGCGAGCTGGTGATTACGGTGGGGCGTTTGGTGCATGCCCTGCAGAAAGAGCGTGGGCAGGCCATGTTGCACCTGACCCTTGTGGCGGTGCGGCCTGCGGATGTGCGCAGCACCTGGGCCGCACAGGTGGACGTGGCCGAAGCGGCCGAGCAGGCCCTGCGCCAGCAGCTCGACGACGGCCTGGCTGCTGAAGCTTGGCCGTTGACCAAGCCGCGTTGCCTGCACGCGGTGGCCCACGCGCTGCATGGCCTGGACGGCCTGCCCGCCCTGCGTGCGCAACTGCGGCAGGCGCGCCTGACCGCCGACCAGGCGCTGGACGGCTACGGCCGCTGCATCGGCAGCCTGCTGGGGGTCAGCATCGAAGCCCTGGAAGGGGCGGCCGATCCGGTCATCACGCACCTGCTGGTGGCCTTGCTCAACTTCATGCAGGCCAAGGAACTGTGCGGGCAGGAGCGCGCTCACGGGGTGCGCGGGTTCGCGGCGGGCGCGTTTGACGACGCGCACCGGCGGCTGATGGCGGGTCTGGTGCAGGCGCAAGAGCGCAGCATCGAGCTGTTCTGCCAGCACGCGCCCGCAGCCCTGTTGGCGCGCTGGCAGGCCCTGCGCGCCGACGAGCTGGCCCTGCAGCGCCTGCGGGCCCTCAGCCAGGGCACGCAGCCGCAGGCGCCGGCCTTCGCGCCCATCTGGTTCGATGTGTGCACGGCCCGCATCGACGCCATGCACGAGCTGGAGCGCGAGCTGGCCCTGCACCTGGCCGCCTGCTGCCGCGAGCGCGTGACCGAGACCACCCAGGCGCTGGCGAGTCTGAATCAGGCATCCAGGCAGTACCACGAGTTGTCGATTGATAGAAAAACGGCAGTGGCCTATACCCTGGTAGGACGGCCTTTGGATGCGGCGGTGAATGGGGACGCCATGGGCGATGCCATGGCGCGCTCGGTGCTGGACGTGCTGCTGGAGCAGGGCGTGCGCCTGCACGAGGCCGACCAGGCGCTGGCCCAGGCGCGGCGCGCCCAGGTCGAGCGCCGCCGCATCGAGCAAGCCAAATGGCGGTTGGTGAGCCAGCACGGCTTGAGCGAGGCCGCAGCCCATGAGCAACTGCTGCGCATGGCGATGAATGCGGGCATGACGCTGCTCGACGTGGCCGAACGCGTCCTGCGAGACCCCGGTGAGGCCTGA
- a CDS encoding bifunctional protein-serine/threonine kinase/phosphatase gives MPSAEAAAVPALRLQVGQHSERGTHARNQDCHGAFVPQGHGLIAKGAAFAIADGIGSSPVSHLASEIAVTSVLEDYFSTPDTWSVKKSAQRVIAATNAWLHAQSRQAGHVGLQRDQAHACTLSLLVLQSATAHVFQVGDAGVYRVRQGQLDTLSTAHRVQVDGRPVLTRVLGTEPHVELDYQTAPLAVGDVFVLMTDGVHEHVSEASVCAALAHAELDDAQALDRLARQWVSQARAAGSTDDATVQLVRVLALPVPSAADMRLFTGLPPCPPVLAVGQQLDGYTVLAQLHASSRSHVYLVADERGARAVMKIPSLDGRQDPAYLERLLLEDWFARRIASAHVVRSLPGPPVKSHLYVLSEHVAGITLTQWMREHPRPTLDAVRAIVEQVARGLQAMHRQDILHRDLRPDNILIDEAGRVHIIDLGSAKALGLDRALDATEPLGGMGTLAFSAPELFLGQAASVQSDQYALAAIAYQMLSGRLPYGTQAARTRSRAEQARLRYAPVVQDDRDLPVWIDDTLARGLHPDPAMRFGELSEFVQALRMPSVAAAPQRLPLVARHPVAFWQGLCVVLLLALLGSLARG, from the coding sequence ATGCCATCGGCTGAAGCCGCGGCGGTGCCCGCGCTCCGGCTGCAGGTGGGGCAGCACAGCGAGCGCGGCACCCATGCCCGCAACCAGGATTGCCATGGCGCCTTCGTGCCGCAAGGCCATGGGCTGATCGCCAAGGGTGCGGCCTTTGCGATTGCCGACGGCATCGGCAGCAGCCCCGTCAGCCACCTGGCGAGCGAGATCGCCGTCACCAGCGTGCTGGAGGACTACTTCAGCACGCCCGACACCTGGTCGGTGAAGAAATCGGCGCAGCGCGTCATCGCGGCCACCAACGCCTGGCTGCACGCGCAATCGCGCCAGGCCGGCCACGTCGGCCTGCAGCGCGACCAGGCCCACGCCTGCACGCTGAGCCTGCTGGTGTTGCAGTCGGCCACGGCGCATGTCTTCCAGGTCGGCGATGCCGGCGTCTACCGCGTGCGCCAGGGTCAGCTCGACACCTTGAGCACCGCCCACCGCGTGCAGGTGGATGGGCGGCCGGTGCTGACGCGCGTGCTGGGCACCGAGCCCCATGTTGAATTGGACTACCAGACCGCGCCGCTGGCCGTGGGCGATGTGTTCGTGTTGATGACCGATGGCGTGCACGAGCACGTGAGCGAGGCCAGCGTGTGCGCCGCGCTGGCGCATGCCGAGCTGGACGATGCGCAGGCGCTGGACCGGTTGGCCCGCCAGTGGGTCAGCCAGGCCCGCGCCGCAGGCAGCACCGACGACGCCACGGTGCAGCTGGTGCGGGTGCTGGCCTTGCCCGTGCCCAGCGCGGCCGACATGCGCCTGTTCACCGGCTTGCCACCATGCCCGCCGGTGCTGGCCGTGGGCCAGCAGCTCGATGGCTACACCGTGCTGGCGCAGCTGCACGCCAGCAGCCGCAGCCACGTTTACCTGGTGGCGGACGAGCGCGGCGCGCGCGCGGTGATGAAGATCCCGTCGCTGGACGGCCGCCAGGACCCGGCTTACCTGGAGCGGCTGTTGCTCGAAGACTGGTTTGCGCGCCGCATTGCCAGCGCCCACGTGGTGCGCAGCCTGCCGGGGCCGCCGGTGAAGTCGCACCTGTATGTGCTGAGCGAGCATGTGGCCGGCATCACCCTCACGCAGTGGATGCGCGAACACCCGCGGCCCACGCTGGACGCGGTGCGGGCCATCGTCGAGCAGGTGGCCCGCGGCCTGCAGGCCATGCATCGGCAGGACATCCTGCACCGCGACCTGCGGCCGGACAACATCCTGATCGACGAGGCGGGCCGGGTCCACATCATCGACCTGGGCTCGGCCAAGGCACTGGGGCTGGACCGTGCACTGGACGCCACCGAGCCGCTGGGCGGCATGGGCACGCTGGCCTTCAGCGCTCCCGAGCTGTTCCTGGGCCAGGCCGCCAGCGTGCAGTCCGATCAGTACGCGCTGGCCGCCATCGCCTACCAGATGCTGAGCGGCCGCCTGCCGTATGGCACCCAGGCAGCCCGCACGCGTTCGCGGGCCGAGCAGGCGCGCCTGCGCTATGCACCCGTGGTCCAGGACGACCGCGACCTGCCTGTGTGGATCGACGACACCTTGGCACGGGGCTTGCATCCAGACCCGGCCATGCGGTTTGGCGAGTTGTCGGAGTTCGTGCAGGCCTTGCGCATGCCCAGTGTGGCGGCCGCCCCGCAGCGCTTGCCGCTGGTGGCCCGCCACCCGGTGGCGTTCTGGCAGGGCCTGTGCGTGGTGCTGTTGCTGGCTCTGCTGGGGTCGCTGGCGCGCGGCTGA
- the rlmH gene encoding 23S rRNA (pseudouridine(1915)-N(3))-methyltransferase RlmH has product MRLSIVAVGQKVPDWAQQAWNDYVKRFPPELKVELKAVKTEPRASKTRETLLAAERQRIEAAIPRGTHVVALDERGTALTTKALADKLTAWQGEGVDVALVIGGPDGLDPEFRRLAHERIRLSDLTLPHAMVRVLLIEQLYRAWSIQTGHPYHRE; this is encoded by the coding sequence GTGCGATTGAGCATTGTGGCCGTGGGCCAAAAGGTGCCGGACTGGGCGCAGCAAGCCTGGAACGACTACGTCAAGCGCTTTCCGCCCGAGCTCAAGGTGGAGCTGAAGGCCGTCAAGACAGAACCCCGTGCGTCCAAAACCCGCGAGACGCTGCTCGCCGCCGAGCGCCAGCGCATCGAAGCGGCCATTCCCCGGGGCACGCACGTGGTGGCGCTGGACGAGCGGGGCACCGCACTGACCACCAAGGCCCTGGCCGACAAACTGACCGCCTGGCAAGGCGAGGGGGTGGACGTGGCCTTGGTCATCGGTGGGCCTGACGGGCTGGACCCCGAGTTTCGACGCCTGGCCCATGAGCGCATTCGGCTGTCGGACCTGACGCTGCCGCACGCCATGGTGCGGGTGCTGCTCATCGAGCAGCTGTACCGCGCCTGGTCCATCCAGACCGGTCACCCTTACCATCGAGAGTGA
- a CDS encoding formate/nitrite transporter family protein yields MSYIVPSEFVTKMVDAGESKLYMATRDAFIRALMAGAILSVAAAFAVTVTLQTGYPILGAILFPVGFCMLYLMGYDLVTGVFMLTPLAWIDRRPGVTLSAILKHWGVVFTGNFVGALIVAFLLAFVYTYGFSAPAGKIGDTLAHIGENRTLGYAAHGLAGWLTIFIRAVLCNWMVSLGVVGAMVSTSVGGKVVAMWMPIMLFFAMGFEHSVVNMFLFPTAIMLGGNFSVADYMLWNEIPVLLGNMVGGLSMTGLALYATHVKTAPRKHAIG; encoded by the coding sequence ATGTCATACATCGTGCCTTCGGAATTCGTCACCAAGATGGTCGACGCCGGCGAATCCAAACTCTACATGGCGACGCGCGACGCCTTCATCCGCGCGTTGATGGCGGGCGCCATCCTCTCGGTGGCGGCGGCCTTCGCCGTCACCGTCACCCTGCAGACGGGCTACCCCATCCTGGGCGCCATCCTGTTCCCCGTGGGCTTTTGCATGCTCTACCTCATGGGCTACGACCTGGTCACGGGCGTGTTCATGCTGACGCCGCTGGCCTGGATCGACCGCCGGCCCGGCGTCACGCTGTCGGCCATCCTCAAGCACTGGGGCGTGGTGTTCACGGGCAACTTCGTGGGCGCGCTGATCGTGGCCTTCCTGCTGGCCTTTGTGTACACCTACGGCTTCTCGGCGCCGGCCGGCAAGATCGGCGACACGCTGGCCCACATCGGCGAGAACCGCACGCTGGGCTACGCGGCCCACGGCCTGGCGGGCTGGCTGACCATCTTCATCCGCGCCGTGCTGTGCAACTGGATGGTGTCGCTGGGCGTGGTGGGGGCCATGGTCTCGACCAGCGTGGGCGGCAAGGTGGTGGCGATGTGGATGCCCATCATGCTGTTCTTCGCCATGGGCTTCGAACACTCGGTGGTCAACATGTTCCTGTTCCCCACGGCCATCATGCTGGGCGGCAACTTCTCGGTCGCCGACTACATGCTGTGGAACGAGATCCCGGTGCTGCTGGGCAACATGGTGGGCGGCCTGAGCATGACCGGCTTGGCGCTGTACGCCACGCACGTGAAAACCGCCCCGCGCAAACATGCCATCGGCTGA
- the nirB gene encoding nitrite reductase large subunit NirB → MPESTRIFVIGNGMVGHRFVQEMVGRHPDLEAAGLQITVFGDEPRAAYDRVHLSSYFSGTSAEDLSLVEPGFYDRPGLTLMLNARVAQIDRRINEVTLADGQTLTYDKLVLATGSVPFVPAVPGSDRAGCFVYRTIEDLEAMLAAGQHAQSGVVVGGGLLGLECAKALRDMDLKTHVVEFSKRLMAVQVDEGGGEVLRAKIEDLGVSVHTDRNTVEITDGMTARHRMVFSDGTWLETDMVVFSAGIRPRDELGRQSVLAIGPRGGVVIDDHCRTSDRKVYAIGECASWNGQVFGLVAPGYDMARVVAAHLSGDTTTVFAGADMSTKLKLMGVDVASVGDAHGTTPGCRKFVYANELRQVYKKLVVSADGRRLMGAVLVGNADEYGTLQQMVAHGMALPEAPEQLILPASDGQAKPGLGVEALPDGAQLCSCNNVSKAQVCAAVGEGACTIAQVKSCTKAGTSCGGCVPLVTQVMKAEMAKRGLAVNNHVCEHFPHSRQELYHLVRVGEIKSFDDLLARHGKGLGCDVCKPLVASILASCWNEFVLKKDLARLQDSNDYYLGNIQKDGSYSVVPRMPGGEVTPDGLIAVGQIAKKYGLYTKVTGGARVDMFGARVDQLPLIWEELIAAGFESGHAYGKSLRTVKSCVGSTWCRYGVGDSVGLAVELENRYKGLRSPHKIKFGVSGCTRECAEAQGKDVGVIATEQGWNLYVCGNGGMKPRHAELIASDLNKAELIALIDRFLMFYVRTADRLQRTSTWRDGLEGGLAYLQDVLIRDSLGLGAELEAQMQHVVNRYQCEWRTAVTDPETRKRFKTFVNSEAADANIVFVPERAQLRPARSDEKPSLALA, encoded by the coding sequence ATGCCCGAATCAACCCGGATTTTCGTCATCGGCAATGGCATGGTGGGTCACCGCTTCGTGCAGGAGATGGTCGGCCGCCACCCCGACCTCGAGGCCGCAGGCCTGCAGATCACGGTGTTTGGCGATGAGCCACGCGCTGCGTATGACCGGGTCCACCTGTCCAGCTACTTCAGCGGCACGAGTGCCGAGGACCTGTCGCTGGTCGAGCCCGGCTTTTACGACCGCCCGGGTCTGACCCTGATGCTGAACGCGCGCGTGGCGCAGATCGACCGCCGCATCAACGAGGTGACGCTGGCCGACGGCCAAACCCTGACCTACGACAAGCTGGTGCTGGCCACGGGTTCGGTGCCCTTTGTGCCGGCCGTGCCGGGTTCAGACCGCGCCGGTTGCTTCGTCTACCGCACCATCGAAGACCTGGAGGCGATGCTGGCAGCCGGCCAGCACGCGCAAAGCGGCGTGGTGGTGGGGGGCGGCCTGCTGGGGCTGGAGTGCGCCAAGGCCCTGCGCGACATGGACCTGAAAACGCACGTCGTCGAGTTTTCGAAGCGCCTGATGGCCGTTCAGGTGGACGAGGGCGGCGGCGAGGTGCTGCGGGCCAAGATCGAGGATTTGGGTGTCAGCGTGCACACCGACCGCAACACGGTGGAGATCACGGACGGCATGACCGCCCGCCACCGCATGGTGTTTTCGGATGGCACCTGGCTGGAAACCGACATGGTGGTGTTTTCGGCCGGCATTCGGCCGCGTGACGAGCTGGGCCGCCAATCGGTGCTGGCCATCGGTCCACGCGGCGGCGTGGTCATCGACGACCACTGCCGAACCTCGGACCGCAAGGTGTATGCGATCGGCGAGTGCGCCTCGTGGAACGGCCAGGTGTTTGGCCTGGTGGCACCGGGCTACGACATGGCGCGCGTGGTGGCCGCCCACCTGAGCGGCGATACCACGACGGTGTTTGCGGGCGCCGACATGAGCACCAAGCTCAAGCTGATGGGCGTGGACGTGGCCAGCGTGGGCGATGCCCACGGCACGACGCCGGGCTGCCGCAAGTTCGTCTACGCCAACGAGTTGCGCCAGGTCTACAAAAAGCTGGTGGTCAGCGCCGACGGACGGCGGCTGATGGGCGCGGTGCTGGTCGGCAATGCCGACGAATACGGCACGCTGCAGCAAATGGTGGCGCACGGCATGGCCTTGCCGGAAGCGCCCGAGCAGCTGATCCTGCCGGCCAGCGACGGCCAGGCCAAACCCGGCCTGGGCGTGGAGGCACTGCCCGACGGCGCGCAGCTGTGTTCGTGCAACAACGTGAGCAAGGCGCAGGTGTGTGCCGCGGTGGGCGAGGGCGCCTGCACCATCGCCCAGGTCAAGAGTTGCACCAAGGCCGGCACGAGCTGTGGCGGCTGCGTGCCGCTGGTCACCCAGGTGATGAAGGCCGAGATGGCCAAGCGCGGCCTGGCCGTGAACAACCACGTGTGCGAGCACTTTCCGCATTCGCGCCAGGAGCTGTACCACCTCGTGCGCGTGGGAGAGATCAAGTCGTTCGACGACCTGCTGGCCAGGCACGGCAAAGGCCTGGGTTGCGATGTCTGCAAGCCGCTGGTCGCCAGCATCCTGGCGTCGTGCTGGAACGAGTTCGTGCTGAAGAAAGACCTGGCCAGGCTGCAGGACAGCAACGATTACTACCTCGGCAACATCCAGAAAGACGGCAGCTACTCGGTGGTGCCGCGCATGCCGGGGGGCGAGGTCACGCCGGACGGCTTGATCGCCGTCGGCCAGATCGCCAAGAAATACGGCCTGTACACCAAGGTCACGGGTGGGGCGCGGGTGGACATGTTTGGCGCGCGCGTCGACCAGCTGCCGCTGATCTGGGAGGAGCTAATCGCGGCCGGCTTCGAATCGGGCCATGCCTATGGCAAATCGCTGCGCACGGTGAAGAGCTGCGTGGGCTCCACCTGGTGTCGCTACGGGGTGGGCGACAGCGTGGGGCTGGCTGTGGAGCTGGAGAACCGCTACAAGGGCTTGCGCTCGCCGCACAAGATCAAGTTCGGGGTCTCGGGCTGCACCCGTGAATGCGCCGAAGCCCAGGGCAAGGACGTGGGGGTGATCGCCACCGAGCAGGGCTGGAACCTCTACGTCTGCGGCAACGGCGGCATGAAGCCGCGCCACGCCGAGCTGATCGCCAGTGACCTGAACAAGGCCGAGTTGATCGCCTTGATCGACCGCTTCCTCATGTTCTACGTGCGCACCGCCGATCGCCTGCAGCGCACCAGCACCTGGCGCGACGGCCTGGAAGGCGGGCTGGCTTACCTGCAGGACGTGCTCATCCGCGACAGCCTGGGGCTGGGCGCCGAGCTTGAAGCCCAGATGCAGCACGTGGTGAACCGGTACCAATGCGAATGGCGCACGGCCGTGACCGATCCCGAAACCCGCAAGCGCTTCAAGACGTTTGTGAACAGCGAAGCGGCCGACGCCAACATCGTGTTCGTGCCCGAGCGCGCGCAGCTGCGACCGGCGCGCAGCGACGAAAAACCATCCCTGGCCCTGGCCTGA
- the cobA gene encoding uroporphyrinogen-III C-methyltransferase, whose protein sequence is MSDVKVWLVGAGPGDPELLTLKAVRVLGQADVVLVDDLVNPAVLAHCPQARLVPVGKRGGCRSTPQAFIQRLMLRHARQGLRVVRLKGGDPGVFGRSGEEVAWLQAHGVACEVVNGITAGLAAATACGLPLTMRGITQGVTLVTGHTEHGDAPNWAALVAGGTTLLIYMGVAKLADIQAALLGAGMAADMPVALVEQASLPQQRQCQTTLSQLRDAARRFALRSPAILVVGRVVSLAQAEVLPEAEVAGHRTRAA, encoded by the coding sequence ATGAGTGACGTCAAGGTGTGGTTGGTGGGCGCAGGCCCCGGAGACCCCGAGCTGCTGACGCTGAAGGCGGTGCGCGTGCTGGGGCAGGCCGATGTGGTGCTGGTGGACGACCTGGTGAACCCAGCGGTGTTGGCACATTGCCCCCAGGCCCGCCTGGTGCCGGTGGGCAAGCGCGGCGGCTGCCGTTCCACGCCACAGGCCTTCATCCAGCGGCTGATGCTGCGCCACGCGCGCCAGGGCCTGCGCGTGGTGCGGCTCAAGGGCGGCGACCCGGGAGTGTTCGGGCGCTCGGGCGAAGAAGTGGCCTGGCTGCAGGCACATGGCGTGGCCTGCGAGGTGGTCAACGGCATCACCGCCGGCCTCGCCGCGGCCACGGCCTGCGGGCTGCCGCTGACCATGCGCGGCATCACCCAGGGTGTGACGCTGGTGACCGGCCACACCGAGCACGGCGATGCACCCAACTGGGCGGCCCTGGTGGCCGGCGGCACGACCCTGCTGATCTACATGGGGGTGGCCAAGCTGGCTGACATCCAGGCCGCGCTGCTGGGTGCCGGCATGGCGGCCGACATGCCGGTCGCCCTGGTCGAGCAGGCCAGCCTGCCGCAGCAGCGCCAGTGCCAGACCACGCTGTCGCAGCTGCGTGACGCCGCGCGGCGCTTCGCCTTGCGCAGCCCCGCCATCCTTGTGGTGGGCCGGGTGGTGTCACTGGCACAGGCTGAGGTGCTGCCCGAGGCCGAAGTGGCCGGCCACCGCACACGGGCCGCATGA